One Aquarana catesbeiana isolate 2022-GZ unplaced genomic scaffold, ASM4218655v1 unanchor228, whole genome shotgun sequence genomic region harbors:
- the LOC141121707 gene encoding gastrula zinc finger protein XlCGF66.1-like produces the protein MTAPMRMEEDRSHMTEKILNLTLEIIYLLTGERFPLVKSGDHMTITVPPCDSPEPERHNMQKILEVTKKMMELLTGEVPIRCQDVTVYFSMEEWEYLEGHKDLYKDVMMDNQQNLGFVKNVRKEFPRNETILNLTLEILSLLTGEVSVMKELSLTPLYTVMYSESL, from the exons atgacggcaccaatgaggatggaggaggaccggagtcacatgactgagaagatactaaacctcaccctggagatcatctacctgctgaccggagag agatttcctcttgtgaagtcaggtgatcatatgaccatcacagtgcctccatgtgactccccagaacctgagagacacaacatgcagaagattctagaagtcaccaagaagatgatggagctgctgacaggagag gttcctataaggtgtcaggatgtcactgtctatttctccatggaggagtgggagtatttagaaggacacaaggatctctacaaggacgtcatgatggacaatcagcagaATTTGGGTTTTGTGAAGAATGTAAGGAAGGAATTTCCCCGGAATGAGACGATattgaacctcaccctggagatcctcagcctgctgactggagaggtgagtgtAATGAAGGAGTTAAGTCTGACTCCGCTGTACACTGTGATGTATTCAGAGTCACTTTAG